From Paenibacillus sp. FSL H8-0537:
TGCCTGTTATTATCGACCAGCTGCGCTCCAAGGGCTATGACTTCGTGACGGTGACGGAGCTAATTACACAGACGGAAACCGAGGGCAAAGACGTACAAGACAAATCCACCCTATCCTCCACCGGTACAAGCCAATTGAACGCAGCAGTGAAGCATTAAGCCATGCAGGCTTAAAAATAGTTCCTACATTAAGCGACCGGCTTTGCAGATGATGCAGATTCGGTCGCTTCGCTTTTCAAAATCCGCGGCAGCATCAATATTTGGTACGCATTACATACGAACAGCGGCACAATCATAAAGATGATGGCTGCAGTATTGGTTTCCCCTTTTAAAGCCGGATAAGCTTCAATGAACGTAACAGTGAACATCAGAAACGCGGTCGGCACAAAAGCTACAGCTTTCGTCTGCTTCACCTTTACATAAGAAACAGCAAGGGAGAACACCATAAGCAGAAGCGGCAGAAGCCAGAAGAACCAGCCATTCGTCCGCTGCTCAAACAGCAAATAGCCTAAAGCTAATGCTGCAAACACGGTGGAATAGCCTTGCAGCGTATTCCAGAGATAGCTTTTGCGAAACACGCTAAGCGCGATATAATTTAAAGTCAAATAAGCGAAAAAGCCCATCTGGCTAAATGCCCCAAACATAAGGCCAACAAGCGCCATCATGGCAAAATTGAATCCTGAGGCATCCAGTCCCATAAAACCAAACTCTGGATCCGTCCACTGCATCGTTATTCCGCATATCGCTGTAGCCAAACCACCGACTGCCATACAGCTCCAAAAAAGAAAAAACCATTTTCTGATATTCACGTTTGACATCCCCCTAAATTTTTCAAGCACACCCTGTCCAACATCCTTTATTTTACCACGTTCACATTAAAAAGCTAACCTTTCCCCATGATAATGGCTGGAACTTTGGCACATACTACTCCCATCAATACAGGAATGCTGCCACGAAGGGAGAACACGAATCATGCGCATTCGTATGACGGTAATTATGCTTCTCATTGCAACGTCTTTTGTCTTGACCAGTTGTGGATCAGAATCATCGGGAAGCAGCCAGCAAGTCACGTACAAAGACATGAAATCGATGGTCATTGATATACTCAAAACGGAGGATGCTCAAAAAGCGCTCCAGGAATCGGCACAGCAAATGTCGGGCTATAACGGAAATACGTCCAAGCTTTTGTCTGTGCAGGATCAAGAGCAAGTCCGTTTGGCGGTAAAGGATGTGCTGGTCGCACCGGAATATGACAAGGTAATCAAAACGCTGATGACCGACGTTCGTTTCGCCGGGGAATTTGCCAAAGCCGTCAATAAGCAGAACAAGGAAATCCACCAGCAGCTGCTTAAAGATCCGTCGTATCAGGAGCAGTTAATCAAGGTAATGAAAAATCCGGAGATGGATCGGATGATTTTGGAGGTGCTGCAAAGCACGCAGTACAAAAAACAAGTCATGTCCATTATGCAGGAGTCGATGCAAAATCCGCTTTTCAAGCTTGAAGTGCTCGATCTAATGAAGAAAGCCGTACAGGAAGAACTGAAACCAAAGCCTAACGAGAAGGTCGACAAGCAAGGCTCTGGAGAGGAGCAACAAGGCTCCGGTGAAGATAGCGGCGGCGATCAGGAGGATTCTGGCTCGGGAGACGGACAGCAGGATAGTACGATGTAGCTTGTGAACAAGGTGAAACGGTTGGCGCCGTCTTTTGGCGGCGCGGCGCGTTTCAGTCCGAGAAATATAGAGAAAGGATGGAGAAATCATACACTTTCCTATATTTCAAGGTGAAACGGTTGGCGCCGTCCTAGTAAAAAAGAAAGCCCCCGCTATGAATGCAGTTAGGCCAGTTGCCTGACTGATGCTTCATTCATATGCATGGGGCTTTCTTTCATTTCGTTATTCAGTTGAAGGAACGCGAGCTATTCGCATTTTTGCAGCACTTTGTCCGCAAGCTCCAAATAAAGCTGACCGGTCTCGCTCT
This genomic window contains:
- the gerD gene encoding spore germination lipoprotein GerD, producing MRIRMTVIMLLIATSFVLTSCGSESSGSSQQVTYKDMKSMVIDILKTEDAQKALQESAQQMSGYNGNTSKLLSVQDQEQVRLAVKDVLVAPEYDKVIKTLMTDVRFAGEFAKAVNKQNKEIHQQLLKDPSYQEQLIKVMKNPEMDRMILEVLQSTQYKKQVMSIMQESMQNPLFKLEVLDLMKKAVQEELKPKPNEKVDKQGSGEEQQGSGEDSGGDQEDSGSGDGQQDSTM
- a CDS encoding KinB-signaling pathway activation protein: MNIRKWFFLFWSCMAVGGLATAICGITMQWTDPEFGFMGLDASGFNFAMMALVGLMFGAFSQMGFFAYLTLNYIALSVFRKSYLWNTLQGYSTVFAALALGYLLFEQRTNGWFFWLLPLLLMVFSLAVSYVKVKQTKAVAFVPTAFLMFTVTFIEAYPALKGETNTAAIIFMIVPLFVCNAYQILMLPRILKSEATESASSAKPVA